The Zalophus californianus isolate mZalCal1 chromosome X, mZalCal1.pri.v2, whole genome shotgun sequence genome window below encodes:
- the LOC118356588 gene encoding EKC/KEOPS complex subunit LAGE3-like gives MEQAPRAPGPDGAAAPAAGGPGGQPLQIALTVPFPSPVEAEIAHWFLTSHAELRGPVRQELDVNVTVLTVRLTAEDPGQLQMSITSCLDQVSRVIRTMQRVVPPFFAKPQQDKGG, from the exons ATGGAGCAGGCCCCCCGCGCGCCAGGGCCTGATGGAGCTGCGGCACCGGCGGCTGGAGGTCCTGGGGGCCAACCGCTCCAGAT CGCCCTCACCGTACCTTTCCCGTCGCCCGTGGAGGCGGAGATTGCCCACTGGTTCCTGACTTCACATGCTGAACTCCGAGGGCCAGTTCGGCAGGAGCTCGATGTGAACGTCACCGTCCTGACTGT CCGATTGACTGCTGAGGACCCTGGCCAactccaaatgtccatcacctccTGTCTTGACCAGGTTTCCCGGGTGATTCGGACCATGCAGCGCGTTGTGCCTCCCTTTTTTGCTAAGCCGCAGCAGGATAAAGGGGGCTAA
- the LOC113933905 gene encoding LOW QUALITY PROTEIN: olfactory receptor 3A3-like (The sequence of the model RefSeq protein was modified relative to this genomic sequence to represent the inferred CDS: deleted 1 base in 1 codon) — MQLGNETLVSQFLLGGLTDTEELRPLLFAVFLLVYIVAVVGNLGIVSLIVMDARLHSPLYFFFADLSLLGTAYISSTAPRLLAHLQAPVRTVPYRACLTQIFSLHFLAPWECFLLTAMAHDRYATICRPLHYLVLMGQRTCAGLASISCLLALANALTHTILAALLKFCGPRLITRFFCDLPPLIKLSCSSTWAHELALFFSSFVVALAPCALVVISYIHVVAAILRIRSAEGRGKAFSTCGAHITMVCVFYITSVLCYILPSSAYSGLWDRVLSVLYVVLTPMLNPIIYSMRNKEVKRALFQALGKESAS; from the exons ATGCAGCTGGGGAATGAGACCCTGGTGTCCCAGTTTCTTCTGGGAGGGCTGACTGACACAGAGGAGCTGAGGCCCTTGCTCTTTGCGGTTTTTCTGCTGGTCTACATAGTGGCTGTGGTTGGGAACCTGGGCATTGTCAGCCTTATTGTAATGGACGCCCGACTTCACAGCCCCTTGTACTTCTTCTTCGCCGACCTTTCACTGCTGGGCACCGCCTATATCTCCAGCACAGCGCCCCGGCTGCTGGCACACCTGCAGGCACCAGTGCGGACCGTGCCCTATCGTGCTTGTCTTACCCAGATATTCTCTCTCCACTTCCTGGCTCCCTGGGAGTGCTTCCTGCTCACAGCCATGGCCCACGACCGCTATGCCACCATCTGCCGGCCACTGCACTACCTAGTCCTCATGGGCCAACGG ACCTGCGCAGGACTGGCTTCAATCTCCTGCCTGCTTGCCTTGGCCAATGCGCTCACCCACACCATCCTTGCAGCTCTACTCAAGTTCTGTGGGCCTCGCCTTATCACCCGCTTCTTCTGTGACCTCCCTCCTCTGATCAAACTCTCTTGCTCAAGCACGTGGGCCCATGAACTTGCCCTGTTCTTCTCCAGCTTTGTGGTGGCTCTTGCACCCTGTGCCCTGGTTGTGATCTCTTACATACACGTCGTGGCTGCTATTCTCAGGATTCGCTCCGCTGAGGGCCGAGGAAAAGCCTTCTCCACCTGTGGTGCTCACATCACTATGGTGTGCGTTTTCTACATCACTTCAGTCCTCTGCTACATCCTCCCCAGCTCGGCATACTCTGGCTTGTGGGACCGGGTGCTCTCTGTGCTCTACGTGGTCCTCACTCCCATGCTCAACCCCATCATCTACAGCATGCGAAACAAGGAGGTGAAGAGGGCTTTGTTCCAGGCCCTTGggaaagaaagtgcctcctag
- the LOC118356587 gene encoding EKC/KEOPS complex subunit LAGE3-like, which yields MEQAPRAPGPDGAAAPAAGGPGGQPLQIALTVPFPSPVEAEIAHWFLTSHAELRGPVRQELDVNVTVLTVRLTAEDPGQLQMSITSCLDQVSRVIRTMQRVVPPFFAKPQQDKGG from the exons ATGGAGCAGGCCCCCCGCGCGCCAGGGCCTGATGGAGCTGCGGCACCGGCGGCTGGAGGTCCTGGGGGCCAACCGCTCCAGAT CGCCCTCACCGTACCTTTCCCGTCGCCCGTGGAGGCGGAGATTGCCCACTGGTTCCTGACTTCACATGCTGAACTCCGAGGGCCAGTTCGGCAGGAGCTCGATGTGAACGTCACCGTCCTGACTGT CCGATTGACTGCTGAGGACCCTGGCCAactccaaatgtccatcacctccTGTCTTGACCAGGTTTCCCGGGTGATTCGGACCATGCAGCGCGTTGTGCCTCCGTTTTTTGCTAAGCCGCAGCAGGATAAAGGGGGCTAA
- the LOC118356590 gene encoding EKC/KEOPS complex subunit LAGE3-like yields the protein MEQAPRAPGPDGAAAPAAGGPGGQPLQIALTVPFPSPVEAEIAHWFLTSHAELRGPVRQELDVNVTVLTVRLTAEDPGQLQMSITSCLDQVSRVIRTMQRVVPPFFC from the exons ATGGAGCAGGCCCCCCGCGCGCCAGGGCCTGATGGAGCTGCGGCACCGGCGGCTGGAGGTCCTGGGGGCCAACCGCTCCAGAT CGCCCTCACCGTACCTTTCCCGTCGCCCGTGGAGGCGGAGATTGCCCACTGGTTCCTGACTTCACATGCTGAACTCCGAGGGCCAGTTCGGCAGGAGCTCGATGTGAACGTCACCGTCCTGACTGT CCGATTGACTGCTGAGGACCCTGGCCAactccaaatgtccatcacctccTGTCTTGACCAGGTTTCCCGGGTGATTCGGACCATGCAGCGCGTTGTGCCTCCCTTTTTTTGCTAA